One Streptomyces sp. CNQ-509 DNA window includes the following coding sequences:
- a CDS encoding 3'-5' exonuclease, translated as MTTHLLDRVLVVDVEATCWEGPPPAGMSPEIIEIGLCELDVRTGQRLSRRSVLVRPEHSEVGDFCTRLTTLTPEQVAAGVPFAEACALLRREHGARQRVWASWGDYDRRQFERQCAAAEVAYPFGRRHVNAKTLYALAHGLGRELGMAEALAHAGQELEGTHHRGVDDAWNIAGLLAGVLWGGRPATAQEPPGGGA; from the coding sequence CACCTGCTCGACCGCGTCCTCGTCGTCGACGTCGAAGCCACCTGCTGGGAGGGCCCGCCGCCGGCCGGGATGAGCCCGGAGATCATCGAGATCGGGCTCTGCGAGCTGGACGTGCGGACCGGGCAGCGGCTCTCGCGACGGTCGGTGCTGGTACGTCCTGAGCACTCGGAGGTCGGCGACTTCTGCACCCGGCTGACCACCCTCACCCCCGAACAGGTCGCGGCCGGCGTCCCGTTCGCCGAGGCGTGCGCGCTGCTGCGGCGCGAACACGGCGCGCGGCAGCGGGTGTGGGCGAGCTGGGGGGACTACGACCGGCGGCAGTTCGAGCGGCAGTGCGCGGCGGCGGAGGTCGCGTACCCCTTCGGCAGGCGGCACGTGAACGCCAAGACGCTCTACGCGCTCGCCCACGGGCTCGGCCGCGAGCTGGGCATGGCCGAGGCGCTGGCCCACGCGGGACAGGAGTTGGAGGGCACCCACCACCGCGGCGTGGACGACGCCTGGAACATCGCCGGGCTGCTCGCCGGCGTCCTGTGGGGCGGGCGTCCCGCGACCGCCCAAGAGCCGCCCGGCGGCGGGGCGTAA
- a CDS encoding SAV2148 family HEPN domain-containing protein produces the protein MELGAEGGTGVGAGGLELPPAGGPEDEGRGDGGSAEPPPPPGTVSLARPMEIGAEIGWGQDDWDEVRTRAARAGRAYIWLNVVEQRLRSVVASVLRPVYEPVHGEDWVVAAAGPAGQEWVQRAVAVREVSRRKGYLLDPADDNVISFLTLPQLRELMVQHWPCFEPYLDDRRDLELALDELEVARNVVSRNRALSGTVLAQAERAASRLLRLLGADDQPPSADRLPVDAVEDLVGDRYADVVGVHPDRVGLQRALPAEDLFGGARRLDAIGIGLNLLVQNYSGRRLGRLAEGGCRIRLLFLNPASSTVRRRERELGMKRGELARAVETNIIHMRRVRSRLRPQGGGDAAGSFEIRVFDETPRFTAYLINGDRPDGLGVVQTYLRRARGAEAPALVLRAARRELVHGEGGGEPGLFEVYREEFESFWTDARPVS, from the coding sequence GTGGAGCTGGGCGCGGAAGGCGGTACGGGCGTGGGTGCGGGCGGTCTTGAGCTGCCCCCGGCAGGCGGTCCCGAGGATGAGGGCCGCGGGGACGGCGGCTCGGCCGAGCCGCCACCGCCGCCCGGGACGGTGTCGCTGGCCCGGCCGATGGAGATCGGCGCGGAGATCGGCTGGGGCCAGGACGACTGGGACGAGGTACGCACCCGCGCGGCGCGCGCGGGCCGGGCGTACATCTGGCTGAACGTCGTCGAGCAGCGGCTGCGCTCCGTCGTCGCCTCGGTGCTGCGCCCCGTCTACGAGCCGGTGCACGGCGAGGACTGGGTCGTCGCCGCGGCGGGGCCCGCGGGCCAGGAGTGGGTGCAGCGGGCGGTCGCGGTGCGGGAGGTCAGCCGGCGCAAGGGCTACCTGCTGGACCCCGCCGACGACAACGTCATCAGCTTCCTGACGCTGCCGCAGTTGCGCGAGCTGATGGTGCAGCACTGGCCGTGCTTCGAGCCGTACCTCGACGACCGCCGCGACCTGGAGCTGGCGCTCGACGAACTGGAGGTCGCCCGCAACGTCGTCTCCCGCAACCGTGCGCTCTCCGGCACCGTGCTGGCGCAGGCCGAGCGCGCGGCGAGCCGGCTGCTGCGCCTCCTCGGCGCCGACGACCAGCCGCCGTCCGCGGACCGGCTGCCGGTGGACGCGGTGGAGGACCTGGTCGGCGACCGGTACGCGGACGTGGTCGGCGTCCACCCCGACCGGGTCGGGCTGCAGCGCGCGCTGCCCGCGGAGGACCTCTTCGGCGGCGCCCGGCGGCTGGACGCGATCGGCATCGGGCTCAACCTGCTGGTGCAGAACTACTCGGGCCGCCGGCTGGGCCGGCTCGCGGAGGGCGGTTGCCGGATCCGGCTGCTCTTCCTCAACCCGGCGAGCAGCACGGTGCGCCGGCGGGAGCGCGAACTGGGCATGAAGCGGGGCGAGCTGGCCCGGGCGGTGGAGACGAACATCATCCATATGCGCCGCGTCCGCTCCCGGCTGCGCCCGCAGGGCGGCGGGGACGCGGCGGGGTCGTTCGAGATCCGGGTCTTCGACGAGACGCCGCGGTTCACGGCGTACCTCATCAACGGCGACCGGCCGGACGGGCTCGGCGTGGTGCAGACGTACCTGCGGCGGGCGCGCGGCGCGGAGGCGCCGGCGCTGGTGCTGCGGGCGGCGCGGCGGGAGCTGGTGCACGGGGAGGGCGGCGGCGAGCCGGGGCTCTTCGAGGTGTACCGCGAGGAGTTCGAGAGCTTCTGGACGGACGCGCGCCCGGTCTCCTGA
- a CDS encoding exonuclease domain-containing protein: protein MGWYGELLVGFDLETTGTDPGEARIVSAAVVEAVRGVPARRREWLADPGVPVPPETTAIHGITDERATAHGRPAAEVADEVADALAAHWTRGVPVVAYNATFDLTLLAAELRRHGLASMRERLGGGEEGPVIDPYAMDRTVDPFREGKRTLEAVCVEYGVVLGRAHDAAEDALAAVRLAVAIAERYGDVASAGAWDLHRGQAGWHAERAEGYRQWLARQTRDAATAPMPDAATAGPVPKRGYGPDGAVA from the coding sequence ATGGGGTGGTACGGGGAGCTGCTGGTCGGCTTCGACCTGGAAACGACCGGGACGGACCCGGGGGAGGCGCGGATCGTCTCCGCCGCCGTCGTGGAGGCCGTTCGCGGCGTCCCGGCGCGCAGGCGGGAGTGGCTGGCCGACCCGGGTGTCCCGGTGCCGCCGGAGACGACCGCGATCCACGGGATCACCGACGAGCGGGCGACGGCCCACGGCCGTCCTGCGGCGGAGGTCGCGGACGAGGTGGCGGACGCGCTGGCGGCGCACTGGACGCGCGGCGTGCCGGTCGTGGCGTACAACGCCACGTTCGATCTGACGCTGCTGGCAGCGGAGTTGCGCCGCCACGGGCTCGCCTCGATGCGCGAGCGGCTGGGCGGCGGGGAGGAGGGCCCGGTGATCGATCCGTACGCGATGGACCGGACGGTGGATCCGTTCCGGGAGGGCAAGAGGACGCTGGAGGCGGTCTGTGTGGAATACGGGGTGGTGCTCGGCCGCGCGCACGACGCCGCGGAGGACGCGCTGGCGGCGGTCCGGCTGGCGGTGGCGATAGCCGAGCGGTACGGGGACGTGGCGTCGGCCGGCGCGTGGGACCTGCACCGCGGCCAGGCGGGCTGGCACGCGGAGCGGGCGGAGGGCTACCGCCAGTGGCTCGCCCGCCAGACCCGCGACGCGGCAACGGCCCCGATGCCGGACGCGGCGACGGCGGGGCCGGTGCCGAAGAGGGGCTACGGCCCGGACGGGGCGGTGGCGTAG
- the erm gene encoding ErmE/ErmH/ErmO/ErmR family 23S rRNA (adenine(2058)-N(6))-methyltransferase — protein sequence MSARADSDTNRRADARATTGGNARTNRRRGSPEGGRDTGSRGGGSRSRSLSLSQNFLAGPAVAQRVVRLAAPEAGAGLVVEVGAGTGMLTEALAPHCRELIAYEIDRRLLPDLRARLAAHPHVRVVGQDFLTARPPREPFAVAGNVPYARTSAIVDWCLRAPRLESATFVTQLEYARKRTGDYGRWSLLTVRTWPWHEWRLRGRVPRESFRPVPRVDSAVLRIDRRGEPLLPRGEEAAYRRLVETGFGGAGGTLYASLRRAGYPTARLTTAFRRADLSKTTVVAYATPAQWLTLHETLR from the coding sequence ATGTCCGCACGCGCGGACTCCGATACGAACCGTCGCGCCGACGCCCGCGCGACCACGGGCGGCAACGCCCGGACGAACCGCCGCCGCGGCTCCCCGGAGGGGGGCCGGGACACCGGCTCCCGGGGCGGCGGCTCCCGGTCCCGGTCACTCTCCCTCTCCCAGAACTTCCTGGCAGGACCCGCCGTCGCGCAGCGCGTGGTGCGGCTCGCGGCGCCGGAGGCAGGCGCCGGGCTCGTCGTGGAGGTCGGCGCCGGCACCGGGATGCTCACCGAGGCCCTGGCACCGCACTGCCGGGAGCTGATCGCGTACGAGATCGACCGCCGGCTGCTCCCGGACCTGCGCGCCCGGCTGGCCGCCCACCCCCATGTCCGCGTCGTGGGGCAGGACTTCCTCACCGCCCGGCCGCCGCGGGAGCCGTTCGCGGTGGCGGGCAACGTCCCGTACGCGCGGACCTCCGCGATCGTCGACTGGTGCCTGCGCGCGCCGCGGCTGGAGTCGGCGACGTTCGTCACCCAGCTCGAGTACGCCCGCAAGCGCACCGGGGACTACGGGCGTTGGAGCCTGCTGACCGTGCGCACCTGGCCCTGGCACGAGTGGCGGCTGCGCGGGCGGGTGCCGCGGGAGTCCTTCCGGCCGGTGCCGCGGGTCGACTCGGCGGTGCTGCGGATCGACCGCCGCGGGGAGCCGCTGCTGCCGCGGGGCGAGGAGGCGGCGTACCGCCGCCTGGTCGAGACGGGCTTCGGCGGCGCGGGCGGCACCCTGTACGCGTCCCTGCGCCGCGCAGGCTACCCGACGGCCCGCCTGACGACGGCCTTCCGCAGGGCGGACCTGTCGAAGACCACGGTGGTGGCCTACGCCACCCCGGCCCAGTGGCTGACGCTCCACGAAACGCTGCGCTGA
- a CDS encoding nucleotidyltransferase domain-containing protein, which produces MTTAAFPTSLHRTVLEVVLTELRADPDVRGVLLSGSLARGTGRPDSDLDVLVVTALDPVRRAPWRSRRRPLPVDLVPRTAEQWRSCFAPHRVGDESWGYAFLDGVPLHDPDGAVAELIADAAAIHAGYRTPAPVKAHYAELWTHVVPKMQAVRQRGDPVETGWAAAVMTNELLRTLWAANDLPNPSLDLGTCQRHLDDLKAPAGATDLMRAVLRAAPRDALRLQLELVADVLPLLAARDAAPPPPGAKGGAYR; this is translated from the coding sequence ATGACCACCGCTGCCTTTCCCACCTCCCTGCACCGCACGGTGCTCGAGGTGGTGCTCACGGAACTGCGCGCGGACCCCGACGTCCGCGGCGTCCTGCTGTCCGGATCCCTCGCCCGCGGCACCGGACGCCCCGACTCCGATCTCGACGTCCTCGTGGTCACCGCCCTCGACCCGGTACGCCGCGCCCCCTGGCGGTCCCGCCGCCGCCCGCTGCCCGTCGACCTCGTGCCCCGCACCGCCGAGCAGTGGCGCTCCTGCTTCGCCCCGCACCGCGTCGGCGACGAGTCGTGGGGCTATGCCTTCCTCGACGGCGTCCCGCTGCACGACCCCGACGGTGCCGTGGCCGAACTCATCGCCGACGCCGCGGCCATCCACGCCGGCTACCGCACCCCCGCGCCCGTCAAGGCGCACTACGCCGAGCTCTGGACCCACGTCGTGCCCAAGATGCAGGCCGTCCGCCAGCGCGGCGACCCCGTGGAGACGGGCTGGGCGGCGGCCGTGATGACCAACGAGCTGCTCCGTACCCTCTGGGCGGCCAACGACCTGCCCAACCCCTCGCTCGACCTCGGCACCTGCCAGCGCCACCTGGACGACCTCAAGGCCCCCGCCGGCGCCACCGACCTGATGCGCGCCGTGCTGCGTGCCGCCCCGCGGGACGCGCTGCGGCTGCAGTTGGAGCTGGTCGCGGACGTCCTGCCGCTGCTGGCCGCGCGCGACGCCGCACCTCCGCCACCGGGCGCGAAGGGCGGAGCATACCGCTAG
- a CDS encoding MFS transporter, with protein MAYASPWRVPAFRRLYAATAADQIGIQVGHLALPLVALGLGASPGQIGLLAALGTSAYLLIGLPSGVWVDRLGCVPVLLTAALARVVLLTAVPLAWWFGTLTLPHLYAAVLLAGCATVFFDVASHSCLPAVVGREALVRANAGVVSLYAVGSVAGRGVGGLLVEALTAPVAVAAQAVSHLATAVSLTGIRGGTPRRTRPPPAVSRRLAAEMRDGLRHVLGSRELRPLALGAALANLGAQTVNTMVPVLFVRQLGLPAWLLGGYWVLCGAATFVGARLARPLAARRGCGWTLATAGLCVAPAALLVPLLSRPPWLCVAGAAGMALVSVKIGIDNVLGLSLRQGLTPDALLGRMNATFRFLLMGSVALGSALSGVIGEFAGVRAALWTGAVILVVAALPLYFSPVRTRRHLPGAPVPEPDPVA; from the coding sequence ATGGCATACGCATCCCCCTGGCGCGTGCCCGCCTTCCGACGGCTGTACGCCGCCACCGCCGCCGATCAGATCGGCATCCAGGTCGGTCATCTGGCCCTGCCGCTGGTGGCGCTCGGTCTCGGCGCGAGCCCCGGTCAGATCGGCCTGCTGGCCGCGCTCGGCACCTCCGCGTACCTGCTGATCGGGCTGCCCTCCGGGGTGTGGGTCGACCGGCTCGGCTGCGTGCCGGTGCTGCTGACCGCCGCCCTGGCGCGGGTCGTACTGCTCACCGCCGTGCCGCTGGCCTGGTGGTTCGGCACGCTCACGCTGCCGCACCTGTACGCGGCCGTGCTGCTGGCGGGCTGCGCCACGGTCTTCTTCGACGTCGCCTCGCACAGTTGCCTGCCCGCGGTGGTCGGGCGCGAGGCGCTGGTGCGGGCGAACGCCGGCGTCGTCAGCCTGTACGCGGTCGGCAGCGTCGCCGGGCGCGGGGTGGGCGGGCTGCTCGTGGAGGCGCTGACGGCGCCGGTCGCGGTCGCGGCGCAGGCCGTCAGCCACCTCGCCACGGCCGTATCGCTCACCGGCATCCGCGGCGGCACCCCGCGCCGCACCCGCCCGCCGCCTGCCGTCTCGCGCCGGCTGGCCGCCGAGATGCGCGACGGGCTGCGGCACGTGCTGGGCAGCCGCGAGCTGCGCCCGCTCGCACTCGGCGCCGCGCTCGCCAACCTCGGGGCGCAGACCGTCAACACGATGGTCCCGGTGCTCTTCGTCCGCCAGCTCGGGCTGCCCGCCTGGCTGCTGGGCGGCTACTGGGTGCTCTGCGGCGCCGCCACCTTCGTCGGCGCCCGGCTCGCCCGGCCGCTCGCCGCCCGCCGGGGGTGCGGGTGGACGCTGGCCACCGCGGGGCTGTGCGTGGCGCCGGCGGCGCTGCTCGTACCGCTGCTGAGCCGGCCGCCGTGGCTCTGCGTGGCGGGGGCCGCGGGGATGGCGCTGGTGTCGGTGAAGATCGGCATCGACAACGTGCTGGGGCTGAGCCTGCGGCAGGGGCTGACGCCCGACGCGCTGCTCGGCCGCATGAACGCCACCTTCCGCTTCCTGCTGATGGGTTCCGTCGCACTGGGCTCGGCGCTGTCCGGGGTGATCGGCGAGTTCGCGGGCGTACGGGCGGCGCTGTGGACGGGGGCGGTGATCCTGGTGGTGGCGGCGCTGCCGCTGTACTTCTCGCCGGTACGCACCCGCCGCCACCTCCCGGGCGCACCCGTCCCGGAGCCGGACCCGGTCGCCTGA
- a CDS encoding ABC transporter ATP-binding protein: MDMQATAWQSLHSTVTAQRDKRPLSRAGLGRIWRFAQPHRRLLNWFLLLSVVTAALAVATPLLAGRVVDAIVSDADRGRVVSLALLIAAIAVAEAGFGLVARWLSARIGEGLILQLRTAVYDHVQRMPVAFFTRTRTGALVSRLNNDVLGAQRAFSNTLSGVVGNLVTLLLTLAVMLRLSWQITLLALVLLPVFVLPARRMGARLARLQREAAGHNAAMGTQMTERFSAAGATLVKLYGRPERESAEFRERAARVRDIGIRTAMVQTLFITALTLVSALALALVYGLGGWFALRGTLDAGSVVALALLITRLYAPLTSLAGARVEVMSALVSFERVFEVLDLKPLVAEKPDAREVPEGPVAVEFDGVDFGYPAADKVSLASLEEVAVLDTKAGAQVLHGVSFRAEPGRMVALVGSSGAGKSTIAQLIPRLYDTDGGTVRLGGVDVRDLSAASVRATLGMVTQDGHLFHESVRENLLLARPDASDADLWDALRKARLDELMAALPEGLDTVVGERGYRLSGGERQRLTIARLLLAEPRVVVLDEATAHLDSTSEAAVQEALAEALAGRTAVVIAHRLSTVRAADQILVVEEGRIVERGTHAELLAAGGRYEELYRTQFAEDGGAGELVAQEA, translated from the coding sequence ATGGACATGCAGGCCACCGCCTGGCAGTCGCTGCACAGTACGGTCACCGCGCAGCGGGACAAGCGCCCGCTGTCGCGGGCCGGGCTCGGCCGGATCTGGCGGTTCGCCCAGCCGCACCGGCGCCTGCTGAACTGGTTCCTGCTGCTCAGCGTGGTGACCGCGGCGCTGGCCGTGGCCACGCCGCTGCTCGCCGGCCGGGTCGTGGACGCCATCGTCAGCGACGCCGACCGGGGCCGGGTCGTCTCCCTGGCGCTGCTGATCGCCGCCATCGCCGTCGCCGAGGCGGGGTTCGGTCTGGTGGCGCGGTGGCTGTCGGCCCGTATCGGCGAAGGGCTCATCCTCCAACTGCGCACCGCGGTCTACGACCACGTGCAGCGCATGCCCGTCGCGTTCTTCACCCGCACCCGCACCGGCGCCCTCGTCAGCCGGCTCAACAACGACGTCCTCGGCGCCCAGCGCGCGTTCAGCAACACCCTCTCCGGCGTCGTCGGCAACCTGGTGACGCTGCTGCTCACGCTCGCCGTCATGCTGCGGCTCTCCTGGCAGATCACCCTCCTCGCGCTCGTGCTGCTGCCCGTCTTCGTGCTGCCCGCCCGCCGCATGGGCGCCCGGCTCGCCCGGCTGCAGCGCGAGGCCGCGGGCCACAACGCCGCCATGGGCACCCAGATGACCGAGCGGTTCTCGGCGGCCGGCGCCACGCTCGTCAAGCTGTACGGGCGGCCGGAGCGGGAATCGGCGGAGTTCCGCGAGCGGGCGGCGCGCGTACGGGACATCGGCATCCGCACGGCGATGGTCCAGACCCTCTTCATCACCGCCCTCACCCTGGTCTCCGCGCTCGCCCTCGCTCTCGTCTACGGCCTCGGCGGCTGGTTCGCGCTGCGCGGCACCCTGGACGCGGGCTCCGTCGTCGCCCTCGCCCTGCTCATCACCCGCCTGTACGCGCCGCTGACCTCGCTTGCCGGGGCGCGGGTGGAGGTGATGAGCGCGCTCGTCAGCTTCGAGCGGGTCTTCGAGGTACTGGACCTCAAGCCGCTGGTCGCCGAGAAGCCGGACGCGCGGGAGGTGCCGGAGGGCCCGGTGGCGGTGGAGTTCGACGGCGTGGACTTCGGCTACCCCGCCGCCGACAAGGTGTCGCTCGCCTCGCTGGAGGAGGTCGCCGTGCTGGACACCAAGGCCGGCGCGCAGGTGCTGCACGGGGTGTCGTTCCGCGCGGAGCCCGGCCGGATGGTCGCCCTCGTCGGCTCCTCCGGCGCGGGCAAGTCGACCATCGCGCAGCTCATCCCGCGGCTGTACGACACGGACGGCGGCACGGTCCGCCTCGGCGGCGTGGACGTCCGCGACCTGTCGGCCGCCTCGGTGCGGGCGACGCTGGGCATGGTCACCCAGGACGGGCACCTCTTCCACGAGTCGGTCCGCGAGAACCTGCTGCTGGCGCGGCCGGACGCGAGCGACGCCGACCTGTGGGACGCGCTGCGCAAGGCGCGGCTGGACGAGCTGATGGCCGCGCTGCCCGAGGGCCTGGACACCGTCGTCGGCGAGCGGGGCTACCGGCTGTCGGGGGGCGAGCGGCAGCGGCTGACGATCGCCCGGCTGCTGCTCGCGGAGCCGCGCGTGGTGGTGCTGGACGAGGCCACGGCGCACCTGGACTCCACGTCGGAGGCGGCGGTGCAGGAGGCGCTGGCGGAGGCGCTGGCCGGGCGCACGGCGGTGGTCATCGCGCACCGGCTGTCCACGGTGCGGGCCGCGGACCAGATCCTGGTGGTGGAGGAGGGCCGGATCGTGGAGCGGGGCACGCACGCGGAGCTGCTGGCGGCCGGCGGGCGGTACGAGGAGCTGTACCGCACGCAGTTCGCGGAGGACGGCGGGGCCGGGGAGCTGGTGGCGCAGGAGGCGTAG
- a CDS encoding penicillin-binding transpeptidase domain-containing protein has translation MAALAVFGVTSIYQALAGGDDGPGVPTGPPGAAEVRTAARDFLAAWADRRPGAAARLTDDAAEAGPVLGAYFTDALVRKVTLEPGAARGATVPFSVTARIVAEGHAKTWTYDSELTVVRGRTTGKPLVAWDPSVVHPALAGNRRLVTREGETPQVVAVDADGRTLSEEKYPSLGPVFAQLRERYAGKLRGEPGIEVLVEETDGAQRTTPLLGISKGRPAKLPTTLDAGVQQAAEEAVRDHRRASVVAVRPSTGEILAIANTKGGGEFNHALQGATAPGSTFKIITAAALLAAGVTPETPVGCPRTYAHDQGMTFHNVEGGEIEDATFAQDFAESCNTAFVSLSDELADGEPAATARRWFGLGEDDWQTGVATFDGAVPVATGDEKSAALIGQGQVQMNPLTMASVAATVASGGFRQPVLLPRAFHDREVATAAPLPPPVAADLRRMMELTATEGTAAGLGLGAGAGAKTGSAEVDGQERPDSWFTAYRGDVAAAAVVPEGGHGSEAAGPVVSAVLAAG, from the coding sequence ATGGCCGCACTGGCCGTGTTCGGCGTCACCAGCATCTACCAGGCGCTCGCCGGCGGCGACGACGGCCCCGGCGTGCCGACGGGGCCGCCCGGCGCCGCAGAAGTGCGCACCGCCGCCCGTGACTTCCTCGCCGCCTGGGCCGACCGGCGCCCCGGCGCCGCCGCCCGGCTGACGGACGACGCCGCGGAGGCCGGGCCGGTGCTCGGGGCGTACTTCACCGACGCCCTGGTGCGGAAGGTCACGCTGGAGCCGGGCGCGGCCCGGGGCGCCACGGTGCCGTTCTCGGTGACGGCGCGGATCGTGGCCGAGGGGCACGCGAAGACGTGGACGTACGACTCCGAGCTGACGGTCGTACGCGGCCGGACGACCGGCAAGCCGCTGGTCGCCTGGGATCCCTCCGTCGTGCACCCGGCGCTGGCCGGCAACCGGCGGCTGGTGACCCGGGAGGGCGAGACCCCGCAGGTGGTCGCGGTCGACGCGGACGGCAGGACGCTGAGCGAGGAGAAGTACCCGTCGCTCGGGCCGGTCTTCGCCCAACTGCGCGAGCGGTACGCGGGGAAGCTGCGCGGCGAGCCCGGCATCGAGGTGCTCGTCGAGGAGACCGACGGCGCGCAGCGCACCACGCCGCTGCTGGGCATCTCGAAGGGCAGGCCCGCGAAGCTGCCGACGACGCTGGACGCCGGAGTGCAGCAGGCGGCGGAGGAGGCGGTACGGGACCACCGCCGGGCCTCCGTGGTGGCCGTCAGGCCCTCCACCGGCGAGATCCTCGCGATCGCCAACACCAAGGGCGGCGGGGAGTTCAACCACGCGCTCCAGGGCGCGACGGCACCCGGTTCCACGTTCAAGATCATTACGGCGGCGGCGCTGCTCGCCGCGGGCGTCACGCCGGAGACGCCGGTGGGCTGCCCCCGCACCTACGCCCACGACCAGGGCATGACCTTCCACAACGTGGAGGGCGGCGAGATCGAGGACGCCACGTTCGCGCAGGACTTCGCGGAGTCCTGCAACACGGCGTTCGTCTCGCTCAGCGACGAGCTGGCCGACGGCGAGCCGGCCGCGACCGCCCGCCGCTGGTTCGGCCTCGGCGAGGACGACTGGCAGACGGGGGTGGCGACCTTCGACGGCGCCGTACCCGTGGCCACGGGTGACGAGAAGTCCGCCGCGCTCATCGGCCAGGGCCAGGTGCAGATGAACCCCCTCACCATGGCGTCCGTCGCCGCCACCGTCGCCTCGGGCGGCTTCCGGCAGCCGGTGCTGCTCCCGCGCGCGTTCCACGACCGCGAGGTCGCCACGGCCGCGCCGCTGCCGCCGCCGGTGGCGGCGGACCTGCGGCGGATGATGGAGCTGACCGCGACCGAGGGCACGGCCGCGGGCCTCGGCCTGGGCGCGGGGGCGGGCGCGAAGACCGGCTCGGCGGAGGTGGACGGGCAGGAGCGGCCGGACAGTTGGTTCACGGCGTACCGGGGCGACGTGGCCGCGGCGGCGGTGGTGCCGGAGGGCGGCCACGGCAGCGAGGCGGCGGGCCCGGTGGTGAGTGCGGTGCTGGCGGCGGGGTGA
- a CDS encoding DUF1707 and FHA domain-containing protein codes for MYPAGTPRVSDEERDRAIELLRDGAAEGRLSQDTFLARVDLAFAAHSHEQLAALTADLPPREGRLTRAILGTVAKASSLGVRVKQAWQAERLPPLMLPAPGTLPLRIGRDPRNGLRLMEETVSRMHAELRCASGVWLLRDLGSTNGTFINGRRLTGEAPVRPGDQLGFGHTRYLLTAR; via the coding sequence ATGTACCCGGCGGGGACCCCGCGCGTCTCCGACGAAGAGCGGGACAGGGCGATCGAGTTGCTGCGCGACGGCGCGGCCGAGGGACGGCTGTCCCAGGACACGTTCCTGGCCCGCGTGGACCTGGCGTTCGCCGCCCACTCCCACGAGCAGTTGGCGGCGCTCACCGCCGATCTGCCGCCGCGCGAGGGGCGGTTGACGCGGGCGATCCTCGGCACGGTCGCCAAGGCGTCGTCGCTCGGGGTGCGGGTGAAGCAGGCGTGGCAGGCGGAGCGGCTGCCGCCGCTGATGCTTCCGGCGCCGGGCACGCTCCCGCTGCGCATAGGGCGCGATCCGCGCAACGGGCTGCGGCTGATGGAGGAGACGGTCTCGCGGATGCACGCGGAGCTGCGGTGCGCGAGCGGGGTGTGGCTGCTGCGGGACCTCGGTTCGACGAACGGGACGTTCATCAACGGCCGCCGGCTGACGGGCGAGGCGCCGGTGCGGCCCGGCGACCAGTTGGGCTTCGGCCACACCCGGTACCTGCTGACGGCCCGCTGA
- a CDS encoding NUDIX hydrolase, translating into MRTPRRAARLAILDPDGAVFMFRYDDVEAGIHWATPGGGLDPGESPRAGAVRELHEETGWTDIVAGELLCTWEHDFTRQGVPVRQHEHIYLAAGPRREPTAEAVARHPEDRILGWKWWSPAEAAEPCEPLWPPPLARLLAAPRGGPVDLGYLPVAPSHRA; encoded by the coding sequence ATGCGCACACCCCGCCGCGCCGCCCGCCTCGCCATCCTCGACCCGGACGGCGCGGTCTTCATGTTCCGCTACGACGACGTGGAGGCCGGCATCCACTGGGCCACCCCGGGCGGCGGCCTCGACCCCGGCGAGAGCCCGCGCGCGGGCGCGGTGCGCGAGCTGCACGAGGAGACCGGCTGGACGGACATCGTGGCCGGCGAGCTGCTGTGCACCTGGGAGCACGACTTCACCCGGCAGGGCGTGCCGGTGCGCCAGCACGAGCACATCTACCTGGCCGCCGGGCCGCGCCGCGAGCCCACCGCGGAGGCGGTCGCGCGGCACCCGGAGGACCGCATCCTCGGCTGGAAGTGGTGGTCTCCTGCGGAGGCGGCGGAGCCGTGCGAGCCGCTGTGGCCGCCGCCGCTGGCCCGCCTCCTCGCCGCGCCCCGCGGCGGTCCGGTGGACCTCGGCTACCTGCCCGTCGCTCCCTCGCACCGCGCGTAG